From a region of the Streptacidiphilus albus JL83 genome:
- a CDS encoding SCO6745 family protein — translation MSDMELLASRRCYQALNSLHSLIYFAPEAEQEFTAVGLRPGRMCYFAGRAAAMGAVGPGTVTATFYNFSPGLVAAHIPRAWGLASPAEVLGARLRAVDSALHRLLGEEVLADPELAEAAALAVGATSGCTAAGRPLYAAHADHPVPDQPHLALWHAATLLREHRGDGHLAALDVAELDGLEALITHTATGKGFTAEFARANRGWSQEQWDAAVDRLRDRGLLDGSGELTERGHELRREVEQTTDRLAHAPYEHLGDEGVERLTAIGKRLTRTVLVNGAFPGEIFAGR, via the coding sequence ATGTCGGACATGGAGCTACTGGCTAGTAGGCGTTGCTATCAGGCACTCAATTCGCTGCACTCGCTGATCTACTTCGCCCCCGAGGCGGAGCAGGAGTTCACCGCCGTCGGGCTGCGGCCGGGGCGGATGTGCTACTTCGCGGGCCGGGCGGCGGCGATGGGAGCGGTCGGCCCGGGCACGGTCACCGCCACCTTCTACAACTTCAGCCCCGGCCTGGTCGCCGCCCACATCCCACGGGCCTGGGGGCTGGCGTCCCCGGCCGAGGTGCTGGGCGCGCGGCTGCGCGCGGTCGACTCGGCCCTGCACCGGCTGCTGGGGGAGGAGGTCCTGGCCGATCCGGAGCTCGCCGAGGCAGCGGCCCTCGCGGTCGGGGCGACCTCGGGCTGCACCGCCGCCGGCCGACCGCTGTACGCCGCGCACGCCGACCACCCCGTCCCGGACCAGCCGCACCTGGCCCTGTGGCACGCCGCCACCCTGCTGCGCGAGCACCGGGGCGACGGCCACCTGGCCGCGCTGGACGTGGCCGAGCTCGACGGACTGGAGGCGCTGATCACCCACACCGCCACCGGCAAGGGCTTCACCGCCGAGTTCGCCCGCGCCAACCGCGGCTGGTCCCAGGAGCAGTGGGACGCGGCGGTCGACCGGCTCCGGGACCGCGGGCTGCTGGACGGTTCGGGCGAGCTGACGGAGCGTGGCCACGAGCTGCGCCGCGAGGTCGAGCAGACGACCGACCGGCTCGCCCACGCCCCCTACGAGCACCTCGGGGACGAGGGCGTGGAACGGCTCACCGCGATCGGCAAGCGGCTCACCCGTACCGTGCTGGTCAACGGCGCGTTCCCGGGCGAGATCTTCGCGGGGCGCTGA
- a CDS encoding LysR family transcriptional regulator, whose product MTEPHRAPDLDLRLVRYFTVVAEHRHFGRAAAALHLTQPSLSRQVARLERELGVRLLDRTPQGSRLTEAGEVFLPRARALLRSAAQSAAAAQAAARPSRITVGYTLGLIITPAVRDLRHRHPDAEVQSLHLDWGEARDALLDHRVDVAVTRLPFRTDQLQVTVLYDEPRMLLVAVDHRLAGKESVTLDDIADEPVPKVPDPAWNAFWRIDPRPDGRPAPDGPLVAAVEDKLEFIAAGQAVAIVAAGLRSTSLRADLTTVPLEGVEPSHVVLASRAGDRSRLVAAFRRSAEALLVGPPPGALPTS is encoded by the coding sequence ATGACCGAGCCCCACCGTGCGCCGGACCTCGATCTGCGGCTGGTCCGGTACTTCACCGTCGTTGCCGAGCACCGGCACTTCGGCCGCGCCGCTGCGGCGCTGCACCTCACCCAGCCCTCGCTCAGTCGCCAGGTCGCCCGCCTGGAGCGGGAGTTGGGGGTCAGGCTGCTGGACCGCACGCCGCAGGGCAGCCGGCTGACCGAGGCCGGGGAGGTCTTCCTGCCCCGGGCCAGGGCCCTGCTGCGCTCCGCGGCCCAGTCGGCCGCCGCCGCCCAGGCCGCCGCCCGGCCGAGTCGGATCACCGTCGGCTACACGCTCGGGCTGATCATCACCCCGGCCGTGCGCGACCTGCGGCACCGGCATCCGGACGCCGAGGTGCAGAGCCTGCACCTGGACTGGGGCGAGGCGCGCGACGCCCTGCTGGACCACCGGGTGGACGTGGCGGTGACCCGGCTGCCGTTCCGGACCGACCAGCTGCAGGTGACCGTGCTCTACGACGAGCCCCGGATGCTGCTGGTCGCCGTCGACCACCGGCTGGCCGGCAAGGAGTCGGTCACCCTCGACGACATCGCGGACGAGCCGGTGCCCAAGGTGCCCGACCCGGCCTGGAACGCCTTCTGGCGCATCGACCCGCGCCCCGACGGACGCCCGGCGCCGGACGGCCCGCTGGTTGCGGCGGTCGAGGACAAGCTGGAGTTCATCGCGGCCGGGCAGGCGGTGGCCATCGTCGCGGCGGGCCTGCGCTCCACCAGCCTCCGGGCCGACCTCACCACGGTCCCGCTGGAGGGTGTCGAGCCGAGCCACGTGGTGCTGGCGAGCCGGGCCGGCGACCGCAGCCGACTGGTGGCGGCGTTCCGCCGGTCCGCCGAGGCGCTGCTGGTCGGCCCACCGCCCGGGGCCCTGCCGACGAGTTGA
- a CDS encoding alpha/beta fold hydrolase, whose product MHSDDGFVQLDDGTMHVVQDGRPGAPVLLLIHGTAGSTAWWDPVVPSLAEGHRVIRVDLLGHGRSADPTGGYEVPAQARRVGAALDRLGVNRVTAVVGHSSGGNVATALAEQRPELVASLALINTGPSPDAFIPQGRLGGLLMAPFPGRLLWRLLNGPIIRKGMRNAVTRPVGIPAAAIAAARAMSYRTVVETNREGLNYLVRQSIPARLAGLGTPVLVVFGTEDHRWRPAAFAAYRDVPGARVEALAGVGHSPMLEEPETTGALLLGFVAAEPRGVDR is encoded by the coding sequence ATGCACAGCGACGACGGGTTCGTTCAGCTCGACGACGGGACGATGCACGTGGTGCAGGACGGCCGGCCGGGGGCGCCGGTGCTGTTGCTGATCCACGGCACCGCGGGATCGACTGCCTGGTGGGACCCGGTGGTCCCGAGCCTGGCCGAGGGGCACCGGGTGATCCGGGTCGACCTGCTCGGCCACGGGAGGTCGGCGGATCCCACCGGTGGGTACGAGGTCCCGGCGCAGGCACGCCGGGTCGGCGCCGCGCTCGACCGGCTCGGGGTGAACCGGGTGACGGCGGTCGTCGGGCACTCCAGCGGGGGGAACGTGGCCACCGCCCTGGCCGAGCAGCGGCCGGAGCTGGTGGCGTCGCTGGCCCTGATCAACACCGGCCCGAGCCCGGACGCGTTCATCCCCCAGGGGCGGCTCGGCGGGCTGCTGATGGCGCCCTTTCCCGGACGGCTGCTGTGGCGCCTCCTCAACGGGCCCATCATCCGCAAGGGCATGCGGAACGCGGTCACCCGCCCCGTCGGGATTCCCGCGGCCGCCATCGCTGCCGCGCGGGCCATGTCGTACCGCACGGTCGTGGAGACCAATCGCGAGGGCCTGAACTACCTGGTCCGGCAGAGCATTCCGGCCAGGCTGGCCGGGCTCGGGACACCGGTGCTGGTGGTCTTCGGCACCGAGGACCACCGGTGGCGCCCTGCGGCCTTCGCCGCGTACCGCGACGTTCCCGGCGCCCGGGTCGAGGCGCTGGCGGGTGTGGGGCACTCGCCGATGCTGGAGGAGCCGGAGACCACCGGCGCGCTGCTGCTGGGCTTCGTCGCGGCCGAACCGCGCGGCGTCGACCGGTGA
- a CDS encoding AraC family transcriptional regulator produces the protein MAWIRPGQVGYLGPDLGVDLHATSIAVLTVGLDAPFALHTPDHGTITARSAYVPARIAHRVVAPEGRILLLFLDAADLPGGRVAAAMQRQVGPYGLDHRLERELLAACGRSGAPDLLGALAAPALPGTPDRRIGRLVESIRADPGQVLRAEQTAARLGLSTSHFLHLFAEHTGTTFRRYQQWARMLHVVRGLVAGHDLTRCAADAGFASPSHLSDTFRRTLGTSATAVLNSRVRFDLDG, from the coding sequence GTGGCCTGGATCCGGCCGGGACAGGTCGGCTACCTCGGTCCTGACCTGGGCGTCGACCTGCACGCCACCTCGATCGCCGTGCTCACCGTCGGCCTGGACGCACCGTTCGCCCTGCACACGCCCGACCACGGCACGATCACCGCACGCAGCGCCTACGTGCCCGCCCGCATCGCCCACCGCGTGGTGGCTCCCGAGGGTCGGATCCTGCTGCTCTTCCTCGATGCGGCCGACCTCCCCGGCGGACGCGTGGCCGCCGCCATGCAGCGGCAGGTCGGCCCCTACGGCCTCGACCACCGGCTCGAACGGGAGTTGCTCGCAGCGTGCGGGCGCAGCGGCGCGCCCGACCTCCTCGGCGCGCTGGCCGCTCCCGCGCTGCCCGGCACCCCGGACCGGCGTATCGGCCGACTGGTGGAGTCCATCCGGGCCGACCCGGGGCAGGTCCTCCGCGCCGAGCAGACCGCAGCCCGGCTGGGGCTGTCCACCTCGCACTTCCTCCATCTGTTCGCCGAGCACACCGGCACCACCTTCCGCCGCTACCAGCAGTGGGCCCGGATGCTCCACGTCGTCCGCGGCCTCGTGGCCGGTCACGACCTCACCCGCTGCGCCGCCGACGCCGGCTTCGCCTCCCCCTCGCACCTGAGTGACACCTTCCGCCGCACCCTCGGCACCTCCGCCACCGCCGTGCTCAACTCCCGCGTCCGGTTCGACCTCGACGGCTAG
- a CDS encoding SDR family oxidoreductase, translated as MRVFVTGATGYVGSAVVRELMDAGHQVLGLVRSDAAADSLKQTGAAVHRGDLTDLDSLRAGAADADGVVHAAFNNVGPDTDFAASCRIELDAVGALGEALAGSDRPLVVTSGTGFLPQGRLATEEDAADPQSFLAIRSGMEGLALSFAARGVRVSLLRLAPSVHSDADKRGFLPTLVRIARSTGVSAYPGEGANRWPGVHCLDAARLYRLALESAPAGSRLHAVGEEGVPLREIAEVIGRHLGVPTVSLTGEQAEQHFDWIAHFVTLDNPTSNALTRQRLGWNPVHPALIPDLEAGHYFQA; from the coding sequence ATGCGTGTTTTCGTCACCGGCGCCACCGGCTATGTCGGCTCCGCCGTCGTCCGCGAACTGATGGACGCGGGGCACCAGGTCCTCGGCCTCGTCCGCTCGGACGCCGCCGCCGACTCGCTCAAGCAGACCGGGGCCGCCGTGCACCGGGGCGACCTCACCGACCTCGACAGCCTGCGGGCGGGGGCCGCCGACGCGGACGGGGTCGTCCACGCGGCCTTCAACAACGTCGGCCCCGACACCGACTTCGCGGCCTCCTGCCGGATCGAGCTGGACGCGGTCGGGGCGCTCGGGGAGGCGCTCGCCGGATCCGACCGCCCCCTCGTCGTCACCTCCGGGACCGGGTTCCTGCCGCAGGGCCGGCTCGCGACCGAGGAGGACGCGGCCGACCCGCAGTCGTTCCTGGCGATCCGGAGCGGCATGGAGGGGCTGGCCCTGTCCTTCGCCGCACGCGGCGTCCGGGTGTCACTGCTGCGGCTCGCACCCTCGGTCCACAGCGACGCCGACAAGCGGGGCTTCCTCCCGACGCTGGTCAGGATCGCCCGGTCCACCGGCGTCTCGGCCTACCCGGGCGAGGGCGCCAACCGCTGGCCCGGCGTCCACTGCCTGGACGCCGCCCGGCTGTACCGGCTCGCCCTGGAGTCGGCCCCGGCCGGCTCGCGGCTGCACGCCGTCGGCGAGGAGGGCGTGCCGCTGCGCGAGATCGCCGAGGTCATCGGCCGGCACCTGGGGGTGCCGACCGTCAGCCTGACCGGCGAGCAGGCGGAGCAGCACTTCGACTGGATCGCCCACTTCGTGACCCTCGACAACCCGACCTCGAACGCGCTGACCCGGCAGCGGCTGGGCTGGAACCCGGTGCACCCGGCGCTGATCCCCGACCTGGAGGCCGGGCACTACTTCCAGGCGTAG